From the genome of Ziziphus jujuba cultivar Dongzao chromosome 6, ASM3175591v1, one region includes:
- the LOC107431479 gene encoding uncharacterized acetyltransferase At3g50280 gives MAKIPPSLRIISECFIQPYDVVTNSQQSKQPFYLTPWDLVYIHPRFYVQRGLLFAIPPQPHYHFMKTLLDKLKHSLSLALVHFFPLAGRLKSIKNKNPLSYSFYVDCNDSPGAKFIHGALDNTTVSDILSSTDVSEELILQSLFDDDRTANIDLHAMSLLTVHVTELMDGVFIGCGMSHFLADGNSFWHFFNMWSEIFQAQDQAAGNTKTASISISRPPILDRWFPDGHGPLINLPSTPFHGLDHHDNEHDSTKICEAPKFRVRTFHFSSQAIAKLKAKANSEGETSKISSFQSLSALVWRCITRVRRLQPHQPTTCLVPVNTRSKLEPPLSQDYFGNSVGITVVVTTAGELVGENGLGLAGWKLHQAVVNYNDKAVRKRLDAWLESPMFLNPQGGGLDPHWVMINGSAKFNTFGNEFGMGKALSFMLARNTAISGKIVAHSGREEGSVDLEVCLPPDTMFDLESDQEFMEAAS, from the coding sequence ATGGCCAAAATTCCACCCTCTCTTCGCATTATTTCAGAGTGCTTTATCCAACCATACGATGTTGTTACTAATTCACAACAATCCAAACAGCCCTTCTACTTGACACCTTGGGATCTTGTGTACATACATCCACGCTTCTATGTCCAACGCGGCCTTCTCTTTGCCATACCTCCCCAACCGCATTATCATTTCATGAAAACCCTATTGGATAAGCTCAAACACTCTTTATCCCTAGCCCTGGTTCATTTCTTCCCTCTAGCTGGCCGACTTAAAtccatcaaaaacaaaaacccgcTTTCCTATTCCTTCTATGTCGATTGCAACGACAGTCCTGGTGCAAAATTCATCCATGGTGCGTTGGACAACACCACTGTATCAGACATCCTATCTTCGACCGATGTATCAGAAGAGTTGATATTACAATCCTTGTTTGATGATGATAGGACAGCCAATATTGACCTCCATGCAATGAGCTTGCTTACGGTCCATGTGACGGAGCTGATGGATGGCGTGTTCATAGGATGTGGAATGAGTCACTTCCTTGCGGATGGAAACTCTTTCTGGCATTTCTTCAACATGTGGTCAGAGATCTTTCAAGCACAAGATCAAGCTGCAGGGAATACTAAGACTGCTAGTATTTCCATCTCGCGTCCACCCATCCTCGACCGTTGGTTTCCTGATGGTCACGGTCCACTTATAAATCTACCTTCCACTCCTTTCCATGGTCTTGATCATCATGATAATGAGCATGATTCTACTAAAATATGTGAAGCTCCAAAATTCAGGGTGAGAACCTTTCACTTCTCGTCACAAGCAATAGCAAAGCTGAAAGCAAAGGCCAATTCAGAAGGTGAAACCAGCAAAATCTCATCCTTCCAATCCTTGTCTGCATTGGTATGGAGATGCATAACCAGGGTCCGCCGTTTACAACCTCATCAACCCACAACCTGCTTGGTTCCTGTCAACACCAGATCGAAACTAGAGCCGCCCTTATCTCAAGATTATTTTGGGAACTCGGTTGGTATCACTGTCGTAGTTACTACGGCAGGTGAACTGGTGGGAGAGAATGGTCTTGGTCTGGCAGGGTGGAAATTGCATCAGGCGGTGGTTAACTACAACGACAAGGCGGTGCGCAAGCGGCTGGATGCGTGGCTTGAATCTCCGATGTTTCTGAACCCACAAGGTGGAGGTCTTGATCCACACTGGGTGATGATAAATGGGTCGGCCAAATTCAACACATTTGGCAATGAGTTCGGGATGGGTAAAGCGTTGTCGTTTATGTTAGCAAGAAACACAGCCATCAGTGGAAAGATAGTGGCCCACTCTGGGAGAGAAGAGGGAAGCGTTGACTTGGAGGTCTGCCTTCCTCCGGATACTATGTTTGACCTTGAATCTGATCAAGAGTTCATGGAGGCTGCTTCATGA